The Nitrospiraceae bacterium genome includes a region encoding these proteins:
- a CDS encoding glucose-1-phosphate cytidylyltransferase, with amino-acid sequence MKVVLFCGGQGMRMRDYSSTLPKPMIEIGSRPILWHVMKYYAYFGHKDFILCLGYKGESIKAYFQNYDECLSNDFVMYNGGQTLHLYNNDIHDWSITFADTGIYSNIGQRLMAVRKYLGGDDIFLANYSDGLTNLPLPELVDFLKNSDKVGCFVSVRPNLNYHFITTTPEGVVTTIKNVKFTDHRINGGFFAFKKEIFDYIHDGEELVQEPFQRLIKKNKLLAYTYDGFWKAMDTFADKREFNNLVDAGDTPWQIWNKP; translated from the coding sequence ATGAAAGTTGTTCTGTTTTGTGGTGGCCAGGGGATGCGGATGCGGGACTATTCCTCCACGCTGCCTAAGCCCATGATTGAAATAGGAAGCAGGCCAATTCTATGGCATGTTATGAAGTATTACGCTTATTTTGGCCACAAGGATTTTATTCTGTGCCTTGGCTACAAAGGGGAGAGTATCAAAGCTTACTTTCAGAACTATGACGAGTGTCTGTCGAATGATTTCGTAATGTATAACGGAGGCCAGACGCTCCACCTTTACAATAATGACATTCATGACTGGAGCATTACCTTCGCTGATACAGGAATCTACTCGAACATTGGGCAACGCTTGATGGCTGTAAGAAAATATCTTGGGGGCGACGATATTTTTCTCGCCAACTACAGCGATGGCCTGACTAATCTACCGCTTCCAGAGTTAGTAGACTTCTTGAAAAACAGTGACAAGGTTGGCTGCTTCGTTAGTGTAAGGCCAAATCTCAATTACCATTTCATTACTACGACACCAGAAGGTGTGGTCACGACGATCAAAAATGTAAAATTTACAGATCATCGAATCAACGGCGGATTTTTTGCCTTCAAAAAAGAAATATTTGACTATATTCACGACGGTGAGGAGTTAGTACAGGAACCATTTCAGCGACTCATCAAGAAAAACAAGCTTCTCGCTTACACATACGACGGTTTTTGGAAGGCCATGGATACTTTCGCGGACAAGAGAGAATTCAATAACTTGGTTGACGCCGGTGATACGCCTTGGCAAATATGGAACAAGCCCTAG
- a CDS encoding polysaccharide pyruvyl transferase family protein: MGHVGNENLGDESIIAAVIQNTRARWPDAEIYGLTITPVDTQRRHGIPSFPIRRGAVPMLPASSSADFAVTQETTATEATSGSAVVPQAPNSSLLQGVKEFVKTIPILSSLMRGAMVALKIIPTIGKEFGFLRESRQRIEGLDLLIIAGSHQLNDFVGGPWAFPYTVLKWTLLARNTGAKVVFLSLGAGPIETWLGRRFLRYALQQACYRSYRDVTSKRWVDTLHGFDADQIVPDLAFSLRSSIRSKQSDRSDRLPVVGINLLPFYGDYWFDSDAAKYQSYVAKLARFADGLVERGCEVRFIPTQLKVDPEVATHVINQMKTKGEAKYDQLIVEPTFQSLDDLLSALAELDIVVATRYHGILLSLALQKPVLAIAYHDKSRDLMKWLGQGDYVIEGESFRVDELTDRFIALEKHSASITSSLREQMPKFKSAVQAQYDTVFNLIDG; the protein is encoded by the coding sequence ATGGGACACGTGGGTAATGAAAATCTCGGAGACGAGTCGATTATTGCTGCGGTAATACAAAACACTCGCGCTCGTTGGCCCGACGCAGAGATATATGGCCTCACGATCACGCCGGTCGACACACAAAGGAGGCACGGGATTCCATCCTTTCCGATTCGCCGCGGGGCGGTCCCGATGCTTCCAGCCTCGTCGAGTGCAGACTTTGCCGTAACTCAAGAAACAACGGCGACCGAGGCGACCTCAGGGTCGGCAGTGGTGCCCCAAGCACCGAATTCATCTTTGCTTCAGGGCGTGAAGGAATTTGTGAAAACTATTCCAATCTTGTCCTCGCTGATGCGTGGTGCCATGGTGGCGTTGAAAATAATTCCCACGATCGGCAAAGAATTTGGATTCCTGCGCGAAAGCCGCCAACGCATCGAGGGCCTCGATCTGCTGATCATCGCCGGTTCCCACCAGCTGAATGATTTCGTGGGTGGGCCATGGGCCTTCCCCTATACCGTGCTCAAGTGGACGCTTCTCGCGCGTAATACTGGAGCAAAAGTGGTTTTCCTGAGTCTGGGAGCGGGTCCAATTGAAACTTGGCTCGGTCGTCGCTTCCTTCGGTATGCACTGCAACAGGCCTGCTATCGCTCCTATCGGGACGTGACCTCAAAGCGTTGGGTGGACACCCTCCATGGATTCGATGCTGACCAGATCGTTCCCGATCTGGCCTTCAGTCTCCGATCCTCGATCCGCTCCAAACAGTCTGATCGCAGTGACCGACTGCCTGTGGTTGGAATCAACTTATTGCCCTTCTACGGCGATTATTGGTTCGACAGCGATGCGGCAAAGTATCAGTCCTATGTCGCGAAGTTGGCCAGGTTCGCGGATGGGCTGGTAGAGCGTGGTTGTGAAGTGCGCTTCATACCGACTCAACTCAAGGTCGACCCCGAAGTGGCCACTCACGTAATCAATCAGATGAAGACCAAGGGCGAAGCGAAGTATGACCAACTCATCGTAGAACCAACTTTTCAGAGCTTGGACGATTTACTAAGCGCATTGGCAGAGTTGGACATCGTAGTCGCCACGCGTTATCACGGAATTCTGCTCTCCCTAGCGCTTCAGAAACCCGTTTTAGCGATTGCCTATCACGATAAGTCGCGAGACTTGATGAAATGGCTTGGCCAGGGCGACTACGTGATTGAGGGAGAGAGCTTTAGAGTTGACGAACTGACCGACCGCTTCATAGCTTTGGAAAAACATTCCGCCTCCATTACAAGCTCGCTTCGAGAGCAGATGCCTAAATTCAAGTCCGCGGTCCAGGCCCAATACGACACAGTTTTCAACCTGATCGACGGATAG
- a CDS encoding methyltransferase domain-containing protein, whose protein sequence is MDNIAKSGANPSVEAQQAYWDDRWGKQETPNEWQKRRSQVIIKMLKGLRLDHPRILDVGCATGWMTKMLSEFGTAEGVDLSEAAIEAAKKDFPGIKYTAGDLYEIELTSEPVDLVVCQEVIPHVSDQALLMKRIIDVIKPGGYLIITAANRFVMERMRDSDGVGVGGEDPEDHIKKWLDMKELKGIIEPYFNVLDSTSVIPMGNRGWLRIINSPKLARALSWFITPARLDELKEQMGFGYSIIVLGQKKS, encoded by the coding sequence ATGGATAATATTGCAAAGAGTGGAGCAAATCCGTCGGTTGAGGCACAACAAGCATACTGGGACGACCGGTGGGGAAAGCAGGAAACGCCCAACGAATGGCAGAAGAGGCGATCCCAAGTAATCATCAAGATGCTCAAGGGACTCCGGCTCGATCATCCGAGAATTCTCGATGTCGGCTGTGCAACCGGCTGGATGACCAAAATGCTCTCCGAGTTCGGTACGGCAGAGGGTGTCGACCTTTCCGAAGCGGCGATCGAGGCAGCCAAGAAGGACTTCCCCGGAATCAAATATACTGCGGGCGATCTCTACGAAATCGAGCTGACTAGCGAGCCTGTTGATTTGGTCGTCTGCCAGGAGGTGATCCCCCATGTCAGCGATCAAGCTCTGCTAATGAAGCGGATCATCGATGTCATCAAGCCTGGTGGGTATTTGATTATTACTGCCGCGAATCGTTTCGTAATGGAGCGCATGAGAGATTCCGATGGCGTGGGCGTTGGAGGTGAGGACCCGGAGGATCACATCAAGAAATGGCTGGACATGAAAGAGCTAAAGGGTATCATTGAGCCATACTTCAATGTCCTTGACTCCACGTCGGTGATACCTATGGGCAACCGCGGTTGGCTGCGAATCATCAACTCGCCCAAACTCGCGAGGGCACTGAGTTGGTTCATCACACCGGCCCGCCTGGACGAGTTGAAGGAGCAGATGGGGTTCGGCTACTCAATCATCGTATTAGGACAGAAGAAGTCGTGA
- a CDS encoding oligosaccharide flippase family protein: protein MGIRVGGKVSRIRNVLANWGGYIFAVGVNFVLSPFIVHSLGDESYGIWVLLGSIVGYLGLLDLGVRGAVTRYIAKFHAQESHLEATRVASSALVVFVLVGFVAIAVAGVLAIVIDRVFQIPPELVAVARVVLILGGVNMAISMISGVYGGVVAGLQRFDIANLFEIAIGVVRVILVVLALKTGYGLIALALIQLGVSGLRGFASFVLSRRLYPQLRVCFKECHRSHVTMIFSFSVSVLLLQASGTIILFTDSIVIGSFLPLSMVTLFAIASNLTEYARAPVSGISQTLTPSASALEAENEGDELERILLVSARIATLIVLPIVVTFIFRGEAFIGLWMGEEYAKPSGEILWILSLALWFAIGYQVVVATMMGISKHAGLVPAFIIEAVCNIGLSLYWLQSYGIVGVAWGTTAPRLVASIIFAPWYVNRVLGTSIPKFWLTVWIRPAVAITPFALATWQIEQIWPADNLILYFAQVAAVLPLAAFGAWAVSLTSSERNRLAPPGFLRQLISKSSD, encoded by the coding sequence ATGGGCATCCGTGTTGGAGGCAAAGTAAGCCGCATCAGAAACGTCCTAGCGAATTGGGGCGGCTACATTTTTGCCGTCGGCGTTAACTTTGTTCTCTCTCCGTTCATCGTCCATAGTTTGGGGGATGAATCCTACGGTATTTGGGTGCTTCTGGGCTCGATCGTTGGATATCTTGGGTTGCTCGATCTCGGCGTCCGCGGCGCGGTTACGCGCTACATCGCCAAATTCCACGCTCAGGAGAGTCATCTGGAGGCAACACGGGTCGCCTCCTCGGCTCTGGTCGTATTCGTCTTGGTTGGGTTCGTTGCGATCGCCGTTGCCGGGGTCTTGGCCATCGTCATCGACCGGGTCTTTCAGATTCCACCAGAACTCGTCGCCGTTGCCCGCGTAGTCTTGATACTGGGCGGCGTCAACATGGCGATTTCGATGATCAGCGGCGTTTATGGGGGCGTGGTTGCCGGACTCCAGCGCTTCGACATCGCCAATCTTTTCGAAATCGCTATCGGCGTAGTTCGCGTGATATTGGTCGTCCTCGCGTTGAAGACGGGCTACGGGCTGATTGCGTTGGCATTGATACAGTTGGGCGTGTCTGGGTTAAGGGGATTCGCGAGCTTTGTGCTCAGTCGTCGTTTGTATCCACAACTCAGGGTTTGCTTTAAGGAGTGCCATCGCTCTCACGTGACGATGATTTTTTCGTTCAGTGTTTCAGTGCTCCTTTTGCAGGCTTCCGGGACGATTATCCTGTTTACCGACTCGATCGTGATCGGGTCATTCCTGCCCCTTAGTATGGTGACTTTGTTTGCAATCGCATCCAACCTGACCGAGTATGCACGAGCGCCAGTCAGTGGCATCTCACAGACCCTGACGCCATCAGCAAGTGCACTCGAGGCCGAAAACGAAGGAGACGAGTTGGAGCGCATCCTCCTCGTCAGTGCTCGCATTGCGACCCTGATAGTATTGCCGATTGTTGTGACCTTCATCTTTCGAGGGGAGGCTTTCATTGGCTTGTGGATGGGCGAAGAGTATGCGAAGCCGTCTGGCGAAATTCTTTGGATATTGAGTTTGGCTCTCTGGTTCGCAATCGGGTATCAGGTCGTAGTGGCCACTATGATGGGTATCTCAAAACATGCCGGGCTCGTCCCCGCATTTATTATTGAAGCGGTATGCAACATTGGCCTTAGTCTATACTGGCTTCAATCGTATGGTATTGTCGGCGTAGCATGGGGAACAACTGCACCGCGTTTGGTGGCATCCATCATATTTGCGCCGTGGTACGTAAATCGAGTGTTGGGGACATCGATTCCCAAGTTCTGGCTTACAGTGTGGATTCGACCAGCGGTTGCGATCACCCCATTCGCGCTTGCGACCTGGCAAATCGAGCAGATCTGGCCAGCCGATAATCTGATTCTCTACTTCGCTCAGGTGGCAGCCGTCCTGCCGCTAGCGGCGTTCGGAGCTTGGGCCGTAAGCCTTACGTCCTCTGAAAGGAATCGCCTCGCCCCCCCAGGATTTCTGAGGCAATTAATAAGCAAGAGCTCCGACTGA
- a CDS encoding IS5 family transposase, producing the protein MDTSDQLGFFDLTHRYDALTAKGDPLEHLAQQIPWAGFGKMLEKSLRRSKRTKGGRPPFDAILMFKILVLQALYNLSDDQTEYQIRDRLSFMRFLGLDLHQRIPDAKTIWLFRETLAQAGVVEKLFKQFDTYLAAPGVQARGGQLIDASLVPVPKQRNTREENATVQAGECPAEWEAQPAKRRQKDTDARWTKKHGVSHFGYKNHVNVDKTHKLIRRYTVTDAAVHDSQVLEDVLQSKAAGRDVWGDAAYRSDEIEAQLKKRKLRSKMQYKGYRASPLTPAQQHTNQRRSRIRARVEHIFGHQAMAMGGTLIRTIGQIRAHAKIGLKKLAYNFQRFLVLTTVSREQTV; encoded by the coding sequence ATGGATACATCGGACCAACTTGGTTTCTTTGATTTAACTCACCGCTACGATGCGCTTACGGCGAAGGGCGATCCCTTAGAACACCTCGCCCAACAGATCCCCTGGGCTGGCTTTGGCAAGATGCTGGAGAAAAGTCTTCGTCGGTCAAAGCGGACCAAGGGAGGCCGACCACCGTTTGATGCGATTCTGATGTTTAAAATCCTCGTGCTGCAAGCCCTCTATAACTTATCCGATGACCAAACGGAATACCAGATTCGCGATCGGCTCTCCTTCATGCGCTTCTTGGGCCTCGACCTGCATCAGCGGATTCCCGATGCGAAGACCATCTGGCTATTCCGGGAGACGTTGGCGCAGGCCGGCGTCGTGGAGAAGCTCTTCAAGCAATTTGACACCTATCTGGCGGCCCCGGGGGTACAAGCCCGCGGGGGCCAACTCATTGATGCCTCGCTGGTCCCGGTGCCCAAGCAACGGAATACGCGGGAGGAAAACGCGACCGTGCAGGCCGGGGAGTGCCCGGCAGAGTGGGAGGCGCAGCCTGCGAAGCGACGGCAGAAAGATACGGATGCCCGCTGGACGAAAAAGCATGGGGTCAGTCACTTTGGCTATAAGAATCATGTGAACGTGGATAAGACGCATAAACTGATTCGACGGTATACCGTGACCGATGCCGCCGTGCATGACAGTCAAGTCCTGGAGGACGTGTTGCAGAGCAAGGCCGCCGGACGGGACGTGTGGGGCGATGCGGCCTATCGGTCGGACGAGATCGAAGCGCAACTCAAGAAGCGGAAGCTGCGGTCCAAGATGCAGTACAAAGGCTATCGAGCCAGCCCCTTGACGCCCGCTCAACAGCATACGAATCAGCGTCGGAGCCGGATCCGCGCCCGCGTTGAACATATCTTCGGCCACCAGGCGATGGCGATGGGCGGCACACTGATTCGAACGATTGGCCAGATCCGGGCCCACGCGAAGATCGGGCTGAAGAAGCTCGCCTACAACTTCCAGCGATTTCTGGTGCTCACGACCGTCAGTCGAGAGCAAACGGTGTAA
- a CDS encoding VanZ family protein produces MRDTKSDSRPISANNIRLLPIAVALIIGATAIPVDFRYPSIDFVSWRPNFMDVLNNLLLYMPLGVALQRKRLPFAIITIAILSCLVEIVQLIYPNRHPSLIDMTANILGGIAGWCLANISLSLKISLPQPAIVRAFLLISSATGILILFVVISQPGLDTDFSNWNPSYRIAINNELTRDRPWSGTVYALELFDQALSQTQLLTLSDVFSKSSHLKKPSTGTKPIFALIPPRIIEQEYGTPILEPDQEKQIFDALVKRGTMTLVAWVQTNSLEQFDSARIVTFSRDQYNRNFTLGQEGGRMVFRLRTPATGPNGFDPPLRTSEVLKIGKPLFVAATYDGKISKLYLDGKLVGRLNIAAKRKIGTTLFDYDAPLMAILAGAFTATFFLSVIGLISNRPVRWILAGVGGFCGAFFIAAMGGLSALPAFENWYLLLGVGGGLCVASAIHRPSFSLAGIST; encoded by the coding sequence ATGAGAGATACAAAATCTGACAGTAGGCCTATCAGCGCAAACAATATTAGACTGTTACCCATTGCCGTAGCACTGATCATCGGTGCAACTGCCATTCCAGTCGATTTTCGTTATCCTTCGATCGACTTTGTGTCTTGGCGTCCAAACTTCATGGACGTGCTAAATAACCTGCTCCTTTACATGCCATTGGGAGTAGCCCTCCAACGCAAACGACTGCCTTTCGCAATCATCACAATAGCTATACTTAGCTGCCTCGTGGAAATTGTCCAACTGATTTATCCAAACCGCCATCCCAGTTTAATAGATATGACTGCAAATATTTTGGGAGGAATTGCTGGATGGTGTCTGGCTAACATCTCTCTCTCTCTCAAAATATCCTTGCCACAGCCAGCAATAGTTCGAGCATTCCTTCTGATCAGCAGTGCCACGGGAATATTGATATTATTTGTTGTCATTTCCCAACCTGGGCTTGACACTGATTTTTCGAATTGGAATCCGTCATATCGAATTGCAATAAACAATGAACTGACTCGCGACCGACCTTGGAGCGGGACCGTTTATGCGCTTGAACTTTTCGATCAGGCTTTAAGCCAAACCCAATTGTTGACTCTCAGCGATGTTTTTTCCAAGTCAAGTCATTTAAAGAAGCCAAGCACGGGAACAAAGCCGATTTTCGCGCTCATTCCACCAAGGATTATTGAGCAGGAATATGGTACACCCATCCTTGAACCAGATCAGGAAAAACAGATTTTTGATGCTCTGGTGAAGAGGGGGACAATGACGCTTGTAGCGTGGGTTCAAACCAATAGTCTTGAGCAATTCGACTCCGCCCGTATCGTTACTTTTTCAAGAGATCAATACAATAGGAACTTTACGCTGGGACAGGAAGGAGGTCGAATGGTTTTCAGACTGCGGACTCCGGCCACTGGCCCGAACGGGTTTGATCCTCCCTTGCGAACTTCTGAAGTGCTGAAAATAGGAAAACCACTATTTGTAGCAGCGACGTATGACGGCAAGATATCGAAATTATACCTCGACGGAAAACTCGTTGGCCGACTGAATATCGCTGCCAAAAGAAAGATTGGAACGACGCTATTTGATTATGATGCTCCCTTGATGGCAATTCTCGCCGGCGCATTCACTGCTACCTTTTTTCTGAGTGTGATTGGGTTGATATCAAATCGTCCAGTGAGGTGGATTCTTGCTGGGGTTGGCGGTTTTTGCGGTGCTTTTTTTATTGCAGCGATGGGGGGCCTATCCGCACTTCCTGCATTCGAAAACTGGTATTTGTTACTCGGCGTAGGCGGTGGGCTTTGCGTGGCATCGGCTATACACCGACCTTCCTTTTCCCTGGCTGGTATATCTACATGA